The genomic stretch GCTCAGAAGGTCATCGTGATGTACAAGGGCCAGGTTGTTGAATCCGGGCCAGCACTGGAAATTCTGCGCAACCCGCAGCACCCCTACACGCAGCGTCTGGTTGCCTCGGCGCCTTCGTTGGCCTCCAAGCGCCTGGAATCCCAGCCGGTTGAGGTGGCCGAGGGTGTTAATGCAGTGGTGAAGCCCGATCACTCGGGTGCCAGGGATGAGATCCTGCAGGTCAAGAATCTCACCAAGGTCTTTAAGATCCGCAAGGGTTTGGGGCGCAGTGAAGACTTCACCGCGGTAGACGATGTCTCGTTCGCGGTCAAGCGCGGCACCACCACGGCCATCGTGGGGGAGTCGGGCTCCGGAAAGTCGACCGTCGCCCAGATGGTACTGAACCTGCTCAAGCCCACCGAAGGCTCAATCACCTTTGACGGTGAGGAAATGGCCAACAGGTCCGAGCGCGAACTGTTTAAGTTCCGTCGCCGTGTGCAGCCGATCTTCCAGGACCCTTACGGTTCCCTTGATCCGATGTTCAGCATCTACCGAACCATCGAGGAGCCGCTGCGCATCCACGGGATCGGGGATGCCAAGTCACGCCAGCTCCGGGTCAAGGAATTGCTCGACCATGTGGCCATTCCGACGGCCACGATGCACCGGTATCCCAATGAACTCTCCGGGGGTCAGCGCCAGCGCATTGCCATTGCGCGGGCCTTGGCCCTGCAGCCGGAAGTGATCATCTGCGATGAGGCCGTCTCGGCCTTAGACGTGTTGGTACAGGCTCAGATTCTGAACTTGTTGAACAAGCTGCAGGAGGACTTGAACCTCACGTACCTGTTCATCACCCACGACTTGGCCGTGGTGCGCCAGATCGCCGATGACGTCTGTGTGATGCAAAAGGGCCGTATCGTGGAGCAATCCACCAGTGATGAGGTCTTTAATAACCCGAAGAGCGAGTACACGCAGAACCTGCTTCGGGCCATTCCCGGAGCATCACTCATGCTGTAAAAGTATCTTCTTTCGAGGCAGATTCTTAGCCGTTTCGAGCGATATCAGAAGGGGGCAAACCGTACGGTTTGCCCCCTTCTGCTGTGTCCGGGAGGAAAGTCATTTGCGGCGAATTGTGGCAGGTGAGCGTCAAGTTCGTGGATGTTTCCAAACCGTTATAAAGCTCACGTCAGACGCTTAGCCTACCCATGAGTACTAATTGGTAAATCTCAATGTGAAGCAGATCCTTGAGTTTTCGCGCCTGTAGCGCCGGTCACGTTGCGTGTTCAAATTGTGACCTAGTCGACGGTGGGGTACTAGCGGGTTAACACCGGAAAAATATGAAGCGGTGTTTTTATATCCATCCGGGGTAATCAGCGCTATCGTTCTAGATTGTGGGGCATCGCACACTGCATGGACCGCATCCGGGGTTTTACCCGACCACATGAAGATCAAGCTTATTAGGAGGAGAAATGCGTGTTCAGCGTATTTCCAAAGCTGTTGCGGTAGGTGCTGCACTCGCACTGGCACTTACTGCATGTGCTCCGGGAGGCGGCAATGCCCCCACCGAGTCGGCAACGTCGGCAAAGACCGACGGCAAATTCAGTGTCGAGCCGACCAACTCAGGTCTCGCCGATCTCGGCGACATCCAAACCAAGGATGACTCGGTCAGCTACTCCGTGGGTGCTGAGGAATTCATCAGCTACAACGGTCTGACCCCTGAGTCGTACAGCACGTACAACTCGGCCATCACCGACCGACTCTTTGCCAGCTTCACGTACTTCGGCACCGACGGAAAGATCTACCCGAACGAAGATCTTGGTAAGTACGAGGTCGTCAGCGAAGATCCGATGACCGTGAAGTACACCATCAACCCGGAAGCCAAGTGGTCAGACGGCACCGACATCACGGTCGCCGACGCTGTGTTGGCATGGGGCGTACAGAACACGAATCTCGCCGATGGCAAGAAGCCGCTGTTCAACTCCGTATCGCAGGACCTTGGCCAGACTATCCCTAAGGGACCCGAGGGTGATCCGGCGGGCAAGGAATTCACGGTTACCTACGCGAAGCCCGATCCGGACTTCGCCATCCAGACCATGATCTACAGCCCGGCACACGTTGTAGCCAAGCAAGGTGGCATGAGCACCGCCGAACTCGCGGAAGCTATTCTCTCTGGAGATTCGGCAGCATTGAAGAAGGCCGCGGCATTCTGGAACACCGGGTGGAACACCTCACCGGGTAAGCTCCCCGCAGCCGACCTGATTCCATCTTCGGGTCCGTACAAGCTTGGTAGCTGGGAAGCCGGCCAGTCCGTCACCCTGGTCGCGAATGAAAACTACTACGGCACCCCGGCGGCAACCAAGGAACTTGTTATCCGCTTCGCCGCACCGGACACCATGGTTCAGGCCTTGCAGAATGGCGATATTGACGTCATCGAGCCGCAGCCGACTGTTGATACCCTGGCTCAGCTGACCGCCTTGGGTGACTCGGTACAGGTTCACCAGGGTGATTCGCTCACCTGGGAGCACCTGGACTTCAACTTCAGGAAGGGCTCACTCTTCGCCGATAACCTGGAGCTGCGCAAGGCCTTCGCCATGTGCGTACCGCGCCAGCAGATCGTGGACAACCTGATCAAGCCGCTGAACCCGGAAGCCACGGTCATGAATGCCCGCGAGGTATTCCCGTTCCAGGATAACTACGCAGATGTCGTCGGCGCCGCATACGCCGGACAGTACGACAACGTCGACATTGAGGGCGCTAAGGCCATCCTCGCTACCGAGGGTGTCACGGCACCCGAGGTTCGTATCGGTTACTCCGCTCCTAACCCGCGGCGTACCGAAGAAGTTGCCATGATCAAGTCCTCGTGCGAACAGGCCGGATTCAAGGTTGTTGACGTCGGAGACGCGAAGTTCTTCGCCCCGGGTGGAACCCTGGAGCGTGGCGACTACGAGGTAGCACTGTTCGCTTGGGCTGGCTCCGGCCAGATCACCTCGGGCGAGAACATCTACGCATCGGGCAAGCCACAGAACTACGGCAAGTACTCCAACAAGGAAGTTGACGCAGCATGGGAGCGGTTGACCACCACCCTGGACCCAGCCGTCCACGCTACGGAAACCAAGAATATTGAGAAGTTGCTCTGGGATGATCTGTACGGCATCCCGGTATTCGCTCACCCGGGCCTGGGAGCCTCCGCCGCTGACGTCTTGAACGTCCGCGACACGGCCACCCAAAACGGTCTGGTTTGGAACGCGGAACAGTGGGTCCGCGCAGAATAACCGCTTCGCGGTAGAACGACATCAACGTGGGGCCTGGCGCAACCAGCGTCGGGCCCCACGTGTTCAAAGGCCCACAGGCCTCGGACACTTCTGTTAGGAAAGGTAGCTACTTGCAGTGTTGAGATTTATTCTTCGCAGGCTGGGTGCGTCGATAGGGATCCTGTTCGCCGCCTCGCTCCTGCTATACGTTCTCGTGATCAACTCGGGAGATCCGCTCTCCGAACTCCGGGAAAGCAATGCGGAAAACCGCGAAACTCTAATGCAACGGCGCATCGAGTTCATGAACTTGGACATGCCCTGGTACCTGCGTTACTGGACCTGGCTCGTGGGCGTTGGCAAATGTTTCACGCTGCAATGTGATCTGGGAACGAGCCGACAAGGAGTAGAAGTCAACTCGCTGCTCGCCCTCGCGGCCGGCTCCACACTGCGTCTAGTCTTGCTGGCCACGGTACTTGCCGCCATATTGGGCATTGCCATTGGTGTTTTGACAGCGGTTCGCCAGTACTCCGGTTTGGACTACGGCGTCACCTTCATCACCTTCCTCTTCTTCTCCCTTCCGGTTTTCTGGGCTGCGGTGCTGCTCAAGGAGTACATGGCCATCGGGTACAACGACTGGATGAAGGATCCCACTTTTTCTCCGCTTCAAATCATCGTGATTGCGCTGGTTGTTGGATTCCTCATGCAGGTATTTCTCGCCGGACCACTCAAGCGACGCATCATCACCTTTGCTGTCGCAGCGGCCTTCGTCGCCATCGTCATTCCCTACCTCACCTGGCTGAACTTCTTCCGCTACCCGCAGCTGGGCTTCGGCGGAATCTTATTGCTTGGACTGGGAGTGGCGCTCAGCGGCACGGCCATGACCGTGGGCCTGCGCAATACGAAGGTGCTCTACCCCGCGGTGGCTACCGTCGTTCTGGGCGCAATTATTTACTTCGCGACCTTCGGACTTCTGGAAAGCCCGAACTGGTTCATCCTGATCGCCGGAGCAATCCTTGCGGTCGTTATCCCGGCACTGCTTGGCAAATACATGGGCGGGCACCTGCGAGGCCCCGCCATGGGCGTTTCGATCGTCACCGGACTGGTGATGGCGGCACTAACCGCTATCGACCACATCTTCCGGGCTTGGCCAGGATTCCTCCTGCTCAAGCCACGACCCATCGCCACGATCGGTTCGCAAACACCGAACTTTGCCGGTGATTTCTGGGAAAGCTTCCTGGACAAGGGAACCCAATTACTGCTTCCCACCATTCTGTTGGCGATTATTTCGCTCGCAAGTTACAGCCGCTACACCCGCTCCTCGATGCTGGAAGTGGGGCAACAGGATTACATTCGCACCGCGAGGTCCAAGGGCCTGAGCGAACGAACGGTGATTTTCCGCCACGCTTTCCGTAATGCCATGATCCCCATCGCCACCATCGCCGCCTTCGACTTCGCGGGCCTGATTGGCGGAGCGGTGATCACCGAATCGGTCTTCGGCTGGCGCGGCATGGGTGAATTGTTCAGAACTGGGCTGATGCAAGTGGACCCGGCCCCCGTGATGGCCTTCTTCCTGGTAACGGGAACCGCCGCGGTCGTGTTCAACATGCTGGCAGATATCTTCTACGCAATTCTGGATCCGAGGATCAGGGTATGAACAAGCACGAGAATTACATCAAGACCTGGGAGGGCCGGAGATGACCATCGAAAAGGAACCGGTCGAGGGCGGTGCCGTCTTGCTCGCGGAGGCGGAGGACGCTGCGCTAGCGCGCAAGGATTCCACCTCGCTGAGCCAGGGGCAACTGATCCGCCGCCGCTTCATCGCCCACCGGGCGGCCATGATTTCAACGGTGCTATTGGTCTTCATTGCCCTGATGGCCTTTACCTCCATCGGATACGCCGGCATTCCGGGGTGGTGGGGTAAGGACTACACCATGGCAGGAACCGTCATCAACGGCGGCCGTCCCACCCTCTCCCTGCTGCCTTCCTGGCTGGGAGGTCCGGGACTGGCCTGGGGTGAGCACCCGTTTGGTCAGGACTCCACGGGTAAGGACTACTTCGCCCTGGTGATGCGCGGTACTCAGCAGTCCATCATCATCGCCGTGGTTGTCGGTTTTGTTGCCACGGTGATCGGTGCGATCATTGGCGCCGTGGCCGGCTACTACCGCGGCTGGGTCGACGCGGTGCTGATGCGCCTCACGGA from Paeniglutamicibacter sp. Y32M11 encodes the following:
- a CDS encoding ABC transporter ATP-binding protein, whose amino-acid sequence is MSTNNESKEGLAMNPNDDRPLLEIKNLAISFSTPGGPVNAVRNANLTVMPGETVAIVGESGSGKSTTALAAIGLLPGNGKVTGGQILFDGEDISKASEKRFIELRGNHIGMVPQDPMSNLNPVWKIGFQVKETLKANGLAGKDPNGRVAQVLADAGLPDAAKRAKQYPHEFSGGMRQRALIAIGLACRPRLLIADEPTSALDVTVQQQILDHLDTMTSELGTAVLLITHDLGLAAERAQKVIVMYKGQVVESGPALEILRNPQHPYTQRLVASAPSLASKRLESQPVEVAEGVNAVVKPDHSGARDEILQVKNLTKVFKIRKGLGRSEDFTAVDDVSFAVKRGTTTAIVGESGSGKSTVAQMVLNLLKPTEGSITFDGEEMANRSERELFKFRRRVQPIFQDPYGSLDPMFSIYRTIEEPLRIHGIGDAKSRQLRVKELLDHVAIPTATMHRYPNELSGGQRQRIAIARALALQPEVIICDEAVSALDVLVQAQILNLLNKLQEDLNLTYLFITHDLAVVRQIADDVCVMQKGRIVEQSTSDEVFNNPKSEYTQNLLRAIPGASLML
- a CDS encoding ABC transporter family substrate-binding protein — its product is MRVQRISKAVAVGAALALALTACAPGGGNAPTESATSAKTDGKFSVEPTNSGLADLGDIQTKDDSVSYSVGAEEFISYNGLTPESYSTYNSAITDRLFASFTYFGTDGKIYPNEDLGKYEVVSEDPMTVKYTINPEAKWSDGTDITVADAVLAWGVQNTNLADGKKPLFNSVSQDLGQTIPKGPEGDPAGKEFTVTYAKPDPDFAIQTMIYSPAHVVAKQGGMSTAELAEAILSGDSAALKKAAAFWNTGWNTSPGKLPAADLIPSSGPYKLGSWEAGQSVTLVANENYYGTPAATKELVIRFAAPDTMVQALQNGDIDVIEPQPTVDTLAQLTALGDSVQVHQGDSLTWEHLDFNFRKGSLFADNLELRKAFAMCVPRQQIVDNLIKPLNPEATVMNAREVFPFQDNYADVVGAAYAGQYDNVDIEGAKAILATEGVTAPEVRIGYSAPNPRRTEEVAMIKSSCEQAGFKVVDVGDAKFFAPGGTLERGDYEVALFAWAGSGQITSGENIYASGKPQNYGKYSNKEVDAAWERLTTTLDPAVHATETKNIEKLLWDDLYGIPVFAHPGLGASAADVLNVRDTATQNGLVWNAEQWVRAE
- a CDS encoding ABC transporter permease translates to MLRFILRRLGASIGILFAASLLLYVLVINSGDPLSELRESNAENRETLMQRRIEFMNLDMPWYLRYWTWLVGVGKCFTLQCDLGTSRQGVEVNSLLALAAGSTLRLVLLATVLAAILGIAIGVLTAVRQYSGLDYGVTFITFLFFSLPVFWAAVLLKEYMAIGYNDWMKDPTFSPLQIIVIALVVGFLMQVFLAGPLKRRIITFAVAAAFVAIVIPYLTWLNFFRYPQLGFGGILLLGLGVALSGTAMTVGLRNTKVLYPAVATVVLGAIIYFATFGLLESPNWFILIAGAILAVVIPALLGKYMGGHLRGPAMGVSIVTGLVMAALTAIDHIFRAWPGFLLLKPRPIATIGSQTPNFAGDFWESFLDKGTQLLLPTILLAIISLASYSRYTRSSMLEVGQQDYIRTARSKGLSERTVIFRHAFRNAMIPIATIAAFDFAGLIGGAVITESVFGWRGMGELFRTGLMQVDPAPVMAFFLVTGTAAVVFNMLADIFYAILDPRIRV